The following proteins come from a genomic window of Lolium rigidum isolate FL_2022 chromosome 5, APGP_CSIRO_Lrig_0.1, whole genome shotgun sequence:
- the LOC124653262 gene encoding CAX-interacting protein 4-like, producing the protein MPATAGRVRMPANNRVHSSAALQTHGIWQSAIGYDPYAPENNKHQAQAPSSSVSANAAAAAANAAAEAAAPPSSDPSSENAYSSFQGLLALARATSVPTDETRGACKKCGRVGHLTFQCRNFLSAKAADIEEDIMAEADAQAKLAALRKKTSGDEEGSDEEDEDDVDSDSSDSDIDPVLEKLIAERERAKSRRGRHSEEKDKKPSRHRSSSSRSKSKHRRSRKSDSEEDSEEERTKDKKKDRLKKDQDSESDSDRKRHRKSRKDRKRRRTHRKKDESSDDDESGGEGKRHRRHHKRRHHRRDASDGDSAGSESPYEKKRSSKKKSHRGLDEDEGHGPEGAKRTGEKSKEHKRT; encoded by the coding sequence ATGCCGGCGACGGCGGGGCGCGTGCGCATGCCGGCGAACAACCGCGTGCACAGCAGCGCGGCGCTGCAGACGCACGGCATCTGGCAGAGCGCCATCGGGTACGACCCCTACGCCCCCGAGAACAACAAGCACCAGGCCCAggccccctcctcctccgtctccgccaacgccgccgccgccgccgccaacgccgccgccgaggccgccgcgccgccctcctcgGACCCCTCctccgagaacgcctacagcagCTTCCAGGGCCTCCTCGCGCTCGCCCGCGCCACCAGCGTCCCCACCGACGAGACCCGGGGCGCCTGCAAGAAGTGCGGCCGCGTCGGCCACCTCACCTTCCAGTGCCGCAACTTCCTCTCCGCCAAGGCGGCCGACATCGAGGAGGACATCATGGCCGAGGCCGACGCCCAGGCCAAGCTTGCTGCTCTCAGGAAGAAGACCTCCGGTGACGAGGAAGGttccgatgaggaggatgaggacgacgttGACAGCGATTCCTCGGACTCCGATATCGATCCCGTGCTGGAGAAGCTTATTGCTGAGCGGGAGCGCGCCAAGAGTCGGCGGGGGAGGCATTCCGAGGAGAAGGACAAGAAACCGAGCCGCCatcggagcagcagcagcaggagcaaatCGAAGCACAGGAGGAGCAGAAAGAGTGACAGCGAGGAAGACTCGGAGGAGGAGAGAACCAAGGATAAGAAGAAGGATAGGCTGAAGAAAGaccaggatagcgagagtgactcTGACAGGAAGAGGCACAGGAAGAGTAGGAAGGATAGGAAGAGGCGGAGGACCCACCGCAAGAAGGATGAATCATCGGATGATGATGAGTCTGGAGGGGAAGGGAAGAGACATCGCCGCCACCACAAGAGACGTCATCACCGCAGGGATGCATCTGATGGTGACAGTGCTGGCAGTGAGTCCCCATATGAGAAGAAGCGATCCAGCAAGAAGAAGAGCCACCGTGGACTGGATGAGGATGAGGGGCATGGTCCAGAGGGAGCAAAGCGTACCGGGGAGAAGAGCAAGGAGCATAAGAGGACCTAA
- the LOC124651511 gene encoding protein NRT1/ PTR FAMILY 6.1-like: MQKPSPPPPPFSKSKEIKSPQPMASTTSLQRKKLGSHFLASDERRFAAAAGAPNAIGTTPLDIRGAPIPERDLPRTGGWVAAFFIFGNETAERMAYYGLSVNMVVFLFKVMHLPFAASAGAVNTFLGISQASSVLGGFLADAYLGRYWTIAGFATLYLLGLVGLTLAATLPALVPSQQGCDTLAMLLGGCQPAERWQMAYLYAALYVTAFGAAGIRPCVSSFGADQFDDRDVNYKRRLDRFFNLFYLAVTVGAIAAFTLVVYIQMHHGWAAAFGALAIAMGASNALFFAGTTLYRHKAPGGSPLTRVAQVLVAAFRKRHAGFDSGGYVGLHEVAGPKSAIRGSAKIEHTDDFRWLDKAALRLVQDGHEDGEIDPWRLCTVTQVEEVKILVRLLPVPTCTIMLSVVLTEFLTLSVQQAYTLNTALPLFGSHLPVTCMPVFPCLAIFLLLALYYHTFVPLARRLTGHPHGASQLQRVGLGLAFSILSVVWAGVFERYRRRYAVEHGYLGLFLTPMPGLTAYWLLIQYCLIGIAEVFCLVGLIEFLYQEAPDAMRSVGSAYAAVAGGLGCFVATAINNAVDAATGNVVEGRPSWLAQNINVGRFDYLYWLLAVLSAVNLAAFLYFASIYQYRSSPQATTANNNKEQEIYKI; the protein is encoded by the coding sequence ATGCAAaaaccatcgccaccgccaccgccattcaGCAAGTCCAAGGAGATCAAGTCGCCGCAGCCCATGGCGTCCACCACGTCGCTCCAGCGCAAGAAGCTCGGCTCCCACTTCCTCGCCAGCGACGAGCGCCGCTTCGCCGCCGCAGCCGGCGCGCCCAACGCGATCGGCACCACGCCGCTGGACATCCGCGGCGCGCCGATCCCGGAGCGGGACCTCCCGCGCACGGGCGGCTGGGTGGcggccttcttcatcttcggcaaCGAGACGGCCGAGCGGATGGCCTACTACGGCCTCTCCGTCAACATGGTCGTCTTCCTCTTCAAGGTCATGCACCTCCCcttcgccgcctccgccggcgccGTCAACACCTTCCTCGGCATCTCCCAGGCCTCCTCCGTGCTCGGCGGCTTCCTCGCCGACGCCTACCTCGGCCGCTACTGGACCATCGCGGGGTTCGCCACGCTCTACCTGCTCGGCCTCGTGGGCCTCACCCTCGCCGCCACCCTCCCGGCCCTCGTGCCCTCGCAGCAGGGCTGCGACACGCTCGCCATGCTCCTCGGCGGCTGCCAGCCGGCCGAGCGGTGGCAGATGGCGTACCTCTACGCCGCGCTCTACGTCACGGCGTTCGGCGCCGCGGGCATCCGGCCCTGCGTGTCATCATTCGGCGCCGACCAGTTCGATGACCGGGACGTGAACTACAAGCGCCGGCTCGAccgcttcttcaacctcttctaccTCGCCGTCACCGTCGGCGCCATCGCGGCCTTCACCCTCGTCGTGTACATCCAGATGCACCACGGCTGGGCGGCCGCGTTCGGCGCGCTGGCCATCGCCATGGGCGCCTCCAACGCGCTCTTCTTCGCCGGCACGACGCTGTACCGCCACAAGGCGCCGGGGGGCAGCCCGCTCACCAGGGTCGCGCAGGTGCTCGTCGCCGCCTTCCGGAAGCGGCACGCCGGGTTCGACAGCGGCGGCTACGTGGGGCTCCACGAGGTGGCCGGGCCCAAGTCCGCCATCCGCGGCAGCGCCAAGATCGAGCACACCGACGACTTCCGCTGGCTCGACAAGGCCGCGCTCCGGCTCGTCCAGGACGGCCACGAAGATGGGGAGATCGACCCGTGGCGGCTGTGCACGGTGACGCAGGTGGAGGAGGTGAAGATCCTGGTGCGGCTGCTGCCGGTGCCGACGTGCACGATCATGCTCAGCGTCGTCCTCACCGAGTTCCTCACGCTCTCCGTGCAGCAGGCCTACACGCTCAACACCGCGCTCCCGCTCTTCGGCTCCCACCTCCCGGTCACCTGCATGCCCGTCTTCCCCTGCCtcgccatcttcctcctcctcgccctctaCTACCACACCTTCGTGCCGCTCGCCCGCCGCCTCACGGGACACCCGCACGGCGCCTCGCAGCTGCAGCGCGTCGGCCTCGGCCTCGCCTTCTCCATCCTCTCCGTCGTCTGGGCGGGCGTCTTCGAGCGCTACCGGCGGCGCTACGCGGTGGAGCACGGCTACCTGGGGCTGTTCCTGACGCCGATGCCGGGGCTCACCGCATACTGGCTGCTGATCCAGTACTGCCTCATCGGCATCGCCGAGGTGTTCTGCCTCGTCGGCCTCATCGAGTTCCTCTACCAGGAGGCGCCCGACGCCATGCGCAGCGTGGGATCAGCCTACGCCGCAGTCGCCGGCGGGCTCGGGTGCTTCGTGGCCACCGCGATCAACAACGCCGTCGACGCGGCCACGGGGAACGTAGTGGAGGGGAGGCCGTCGTGGCTCGCGCAGAACATCAACGTCGGCAGGTTCGATTATTTGTACTGGCTGCTCGCCGTGCTCAGCGCCGTCAACCTCGCCGCCTTCCTCTACTTCGCCAGCATCTACCAGTACAGATCATCACCTCAGGCAACTACCGCCAACAACAACAAGGAGCAGGAGATCTACAAAATATAG